One window of the Ignavibacteriota bacterium genome contains the following:
- a CDS encoding outer membrane beta-barrel protein, producing MTFFRITILALLLSAVSFAQEFSVSGTVVDSGNGTGLRNANVVFIHLPDSTRKGDVTSSDGSFEVKELVRGRYIMRITYIGYTTYSRPVQITDKSIALGKIRLAETSVKLGEVEIEGRLPVARVKDDTTEVSADAFKVNKDATAEDLVTKIPGVVVQNGQVQAQGQAVQKVLVDNKPFFGNDPTAALKNLPAEVISSVQFYDERSEQSRFTGFDDGNTQKTINFITRAGMRNGQFGKFYAGYGADDEYQPGEYKVGGSLNLFSGDRRLTILGMSNNVNEQNFAVEDILGATGGGSGPGGQGFRMISSLASSGAGRLFQMGGRGGGFGGGDIGNFMVQPRGGVATTHALGLNYSDKWTDAVEVSGSYFFNLSKNDATSSLLRRYVFEAPAAQTYGETETAANDNMNHRFNMRAEWTIDTLNSVLIRPRFTFQQNEGSSVLFGETMQDTARLNNTNINRTSDLDGLNLSNDILYRRKFETRGRTFSLSFNQAYNSSTGTSGAKSNYTVFGVNGSSDLIDQTATLDRAGWTLGGNIAWTEPITEKLLAQVSYNVNQNRSESDKQTFNLSNSGLYDALDTTLTNTYDNRYTTHAGGADLRWNDEELNGSAGVSYQVATLAGTQTFPYTADLSTTFTDVLPNAQLRWRITREKNLNFFYRTRTNAPSVEQLQNVLDNSNPLQLRAGNPDLTQDYQHTVMLRYTAADMARLNYFFAMLYGSYTYNSVANSTLYADQETDILLGGRTITIPRGAQFTRPVNVDGAMSLRTMMTYGLPVEFLKTNMNVSAFVNMSRTPGLINGATNYASSPSYGFSLVFASNISPELDYTLSSLSILTTTRNSLQSQLNSDYFMQSTRVRLSWTFWEGFVLSSDVSHTYSSGQTTGYNQDFVIWNIGLGKKFLANDAAELRLTFFDLLNQNRSISQTSNELYIEDNRTEVLQRYALLTFSYNLRNFTSGMSPDRGPRHGDGPPMRP from the coding sequence ATGACTTTCTTCCGCATCACCATCCTCGCACTTCTGCTGAGCGCCGTCTCTTTCGCGCAGGAATTCAGCGTCAGCGGCACCGTTGTCGACAGCGGCAACGGCACGGGCCTTCGCAATGCGAACGTCGTTTTCATCCATCTCCCCGATTCCACCCGCAAGGGTGACGTGACCAGCTCGGACGGCTCTTTCGAGGTGAAGGAACTCGTGCGCGGCCGTTACATCATGCGCATCACCTACATCGGCTATACCACATACAGCAGACCCGTGCAGATCACGGATAAATCGATCGCTCTCGGGAAAATCCGTCTCGCCGAAACGAGCGTGAAACTGGGTGAGGTGGAGATCGAAGGCCGACTTCCGGTGGCACGTGTGAAGGACGACACCACGGAGGTCTCCGCAGACGCGTTCAAGGTAAACAAGGACGCCACCGCGGAGGACCTCGTCACAAAGATTCCCGGCGTGGTGGTGCAGAATGGCCAGGTCCAGGCGCAGGGGCAAGCGGTGCAGAAGGTGCTTGTGGATAACAAGCCCTTTTTCGGCAACGATCCGACCGCGGCGCTCAAAAATCTGCCCGCGGAAGTGATATCCAGCGTCCAGTTCTACGACGAGCGCAGTGAACAGTCGCGTTTTACCGGATTTGACGACGGAAACACGCAGAAGACCATCAACTTCATCACACGCGCCGGCATGCGAAACGGCCAGTTCGGCAAGTTCTACGCAGGGTACGGGGCCGACGATGAATATCAGCCGGGTGAATACAAGGTTGGCGGATCGCTGAACCTCTTCAGCGGCGACAGGCGCCTCACCATACTCGGAATGTCGAACAACGTCAACGAGCAGAATTTCGCCGTTGAGGACATTCTTGGAGCGACAGGCGGCGGCAGCGGACCGGGCGGACAGGGATTCCGCATGATCAGCAGTCTGGCGTCGAGCGGTGCGGGGCGCCTCTTTCAGATGGGCGGCCGCGGCGGCGGTTTCGGCGGCGGTGATATCGGCAACTTCATGGTGCAGCCGCGCGGCGGTGTCGCAACAACGCATGCGCTGGGCCTGAATTATTCCGATAAATGGACGGATGCCGTTGAAGTGTCGGGCAGTTATTTCTTCAACCTGAGCAAGAACGACGCAACCTCGTCGCTGCTCCGTCGCTACGTGTTCGAAGCACCCGCGGCGCAGACGTACGGCGAAACAGAAACAGCGGCGAACGACAACATGAACCATCGTTTCAACATGCGGGCCGAGTGGACCATCGACACGTTGAATTCCGTGCTCATTCGTCCGCGGTTCACATTCCAACAAAACGAAGGTTCGAGCGTGCTGTTCGGCGAGACCATGCAGGATACCGCGCGCCTGAATAACACCAATATCAACCGGACGAGCGATCTCGACGGCTTGAATCTCTCGAATGACATTTTATACCGCCGGAAATTCGAGACGCGCGGACGCACGTTTTCGTTGAGTTTCAATCAGGCGTACAACTCGAGCACCGGCACATCCGGAGCCAAATCCAATTACACGGTGTTCGGTGTAAACGGATCCAGCGACCTTATCGACCAGACTGCAACGCTCGACCGCGCCGGATGGACACTCGGCGGCAACATCGCGTGGACGGAACCGATCACCGAGAAACTGCTGGCGCAGGTATCGTACAACGTAAACCAGAACCGCAGCGAGTCCGACAAACAGACCTTCAACCTCTCGAATTCGGGCCTGTACGACGCGCTCGACACGACGCTCACAAACACGTACGACAACAGGTACACCACCCATGCAGGCGGGGCGGATCTGCGCTGGAACGACGAGGAATTGAACGGTTCCGCGGGAGTCTCGTATCAGGTCGCAACACTCGCAGGGACGCAGACCTTTCCCTACACGGCCGATTTGAGCACAACGTTCACCGACGTCCTGCCGAACGCGCAATTGCGGTGGAGGATTACACGAGAAAAGAATCTGAATTTCTTTTACCGGACGCGGACAAACGCGCCGAGCGTGGAACAGCTCCAGAACGTGCTCGACAATTCGAACCCGCTGCAATTGCGCGCGGGAAATCCCGACCTCACGCAGGATTACCAGCATACCGTCATGCTGCGATATACCGCGGCCGACATGGCGCGTTTGAACTACTTCTTCGCGATGCTCTACGGCTCGTACACATACAACAGCGTGGCGAACAGCACACTGTACGCGGATCAGGAAACGGACATCCTTCTCGGAGGCCGGACGATCACCATTCCGCGCGGCGCGCAGTTCACGCGGCCGGTGAACGTCGACGGAGCGATGTCGCTGCGCACGATGATGACGTACGGCCTGCCCGTCGAGTTCCTGAAAACCAACATGAACGTCTCGGCGTTTGTGAACATGTCGCGCACACCCGGCCTGATCAACGGCGCGACCAATTACGCATCGTCGCCCTCGTACGGCTTCAGCCTGGTGTTCGCCAGCAATATCAGCCCCGAGCTGGATTATACCCTATCCTCGCTTTCGATTCTGACGACCACGCGCAACTCGCTTCAGTCGCAGTTGAATTCGGACTACTTCATGCAGTCGACACGTGTGCGTCTGAGCTGGACCTTCTGGGAGGGCTTCGTTCTCTCGAGCGATGTAAGCCACACATACTCGTCGGGTCAGACGACCGGATACAATCAGGACTTCGTGATCTGGAATATCGGTCTCGGAAAAAAATTCCTGGCGAACGATGCGGCCGAGCTGCGGCTCACCTTCTTCGATCTGCTCAATCAGAACCGCAGCATTTCGCAGACAAGCAACGAGCTGTACATCGAGGATAACCGGACGGAAGTGCTTCAGCGCTATGCGCTGCTCACGTTCTCGTACAACCTGCGCAACTTCACGTCGGGCATGTCGCCTGACCGCGGGCCTCGCCATGGCGACGGTCCCCCGATGCGTCCGTAA
- a CDS encoding cellulase family glycosylhydrolase → MIHRLVLLGLLLAAGTLNTGAQQRSTLFIAGRHLYTPCNERVVIRGVNKMIVWTGDLALRKRSYEEIAKTGANTVRIVWLANPSPAEPDAGPDGLDRTIQDCIDADLIPIIEVHDATGDWSKLGAMVDYWLRPEVLAVIQKHEKYLLLNIGNEIGDDTVTEAMFRAGYGDAILRLRNAGLKLPLVIDGSDWGKNIDMLQATGPDLFEQDPEHNILFSAHMYWAISDGATDAFITQELEQSAAMGLPLIVGEFAHLFPRGGPCNLETDYKAIAKACKDLDIGWLAWEWGPGNEFAHPSCDVMNMTLDGTYATLKAGWARDLALDLPGSIRQTSTVSTYIKNGGMCDPSRVREPFPAPHSLAVTVYPNPSRGYIIATVRSAAAAAARVSLVDPLGREVVQERFVDLAPGSNSIPFRLATTPAAGLYFVRVQTAVGGTTAPVLHLPLE, encoded by the coding sequence ATGATACATCGACTCGTCCTTCTCGGTCTGCTCCTCGCCGCAGGAACGCTCAACACGGGCGCCCAGCAGCGAAGCACACTCTTTATCGCGGGGCGGCATCTCTACACACCCTGCAATGAACGCGTCGTGATACGCGGCGTCAACAAGATGATTGTGTGGACCGGAGATCTCGCGCTGCGGAAACGTTCGTACGAGGAGATCGCAAAGACCGGCGCAAACACCGTGCGAATTGTGTGGCTCGCGAATCCATCACCGGCGGAGCCGGACGCGGGGCCCGACGGCCTCGACCGCACGATTCAGGACTGCATCGATGCCGACCTGATTCCTATAATAGAAGTGCACGACGCAACGGGAGACTGGTCGAAGCTCGGCGCAATGGTCGATTATTGGCTGCGGCCGGAGGTGCTGGCCGTGATTCAAAAACACGAGAAGTATCTGCTGCTCAACATCGGCAATGAAATCGGTGACGACACGGTCACAGAGGCCATGTTCCGCGCCGGGTACGGCGACGCGATTCTTCGACTGCGCAACGCGGGCCTCAAGCTGCCGCTGGTCATCGACGGTTCGGACTGGGGAAAAAATATAGACATGCTTCAGGCGACAGGCCCGGATCTATTTGAGCAGGATCCGGAGCACAATATCCTTTTTTCAGCGCACATGTACTGGGCGATCAGCGATGGCGCGACCGACGCGTTTATCACACAGGAGCTGGAGCAATCCGCAGCGATGGGGCTGCCGCTCATCGTGGGCGAGTTCGCGCATCTGTTCCCGCGGGGCGGGCCGTGCAATCTGGAGACGGATTACAAGGCCATCGCAAAGGCATGCAAGGATCTCGACATCGGCTGGCTCGCGTGGGAGTGGGGTCCGGGCAACGAGTTCGCGCATCCGAGCTGCGATGTCATGAACATGACGCTCGACGGCACGTACGCGACATTAAAGGCGGGATGGGCGCGTGATCTGGCCCTCGATCTCCCCGGATCGATACGTCAGACCTCGACTGTCAGCACCTACATCAAGAACGGCGGAATGTGTGACCCGTCACGCGTGCGGGAGCCATTCCCCGCGCCACATTCACTTGCAGTCACTGTGTATCCCAATCCGTCACGCGGGTACATCATCGCGACGGTGCGCTCCGCCGCGGCCGCCGCGGCGCGAGTGAGTCTCGTGGATCCACTTGGAAGGGAAGTGGTTCAAGAGCGATTCGTTGATCTTGCACCAGGTTCAAACAGTATTCCATTCCGCCTCGCAACGACGCCCGCGGCGGGTTTGTATTTCGTTCGTGTACAGACCGCGGTTGGCGGAACCACGGCACCGGTACTGCACCTTCCCCTCGAATAG
- a CDS encoding acyl-CoA carboxylase subunit beta, with translation MSTVQEKIHFLGEKNAHINLGGGLDKLQAQHNFGKMTAHERLHLLFDNGFYDELYRFVQHQATTFGMEGKDLPAEGVVTGLGAIGGRLVYASSQDFTVMGGSVGGMHAWKICEMMDMALKAGAPYVSINDSGGARIQEGVDSLRGYGRIFYYNTLLSGVVPQIAVIAGPCAGGAAYSPALMDFIIMVNKTGQLFIAGPQVIKEATGEDITAEELGGAMAQATYSGNAHFIARDDADAIEIVQRLLSYLPSNNTEDPPSLATGELTLIDDEGLNHAVPDDPREAFNMMNILERVFDPDSIFEVHAHYARNIIVALARLNGRVVGVVANQPVEKFGAIDIDASDKASRFIRFCNAFNIPLVSFVDVPGFLPGVEQEFGGIIRHGAKMLFSFSAATVPKITIVVRKAYGGAYLAMCAKSLGADRVAAWPTAEIAVMGAEGAVSVLFRDEIKSAERPQERRRELIEQYRAEFATPYLAAARGMVDAVIEPRTTRAYLSVALESLRSKRDQRPQKKHGLIPL, from the coding sequence ATGAGTACGGTTCAAGAAAAAATTCACTTTCTTGGTGAAAAGAACGCCCATATTAATTTGGGCGGGGGGCTGGACAAACTCCAGGCGCAGCATAATTTCGGGAAAATGACGGCGCACGAACGCCTGCACCTTCTTTTCGACAATGGTTTCTACGACGAGCTGTATCGCTTCGTTCAGCATCAGGCGACCACGTTCGGCATGGAAGGGAAGGACCTGCCAGCCGAAGGTGTGGTCACAGGCCTCGGCGCCATCGGCGGGCGCCTCGTGTACGCATCGTCTCAGGACTTCACCGTCATGGGCGGAAGTGTCGGAGGTATGCACGCGTGGAAAATCTGTGAGATGATGGATATGGCGCTCAAAGCAGGCGCCCCATACGTATCGATCAATGACAGCGGCGGCGCGCGAATACAGGAAGGCGTCGACTCGCTGCGCGGATACGGACGAATCTTCTACTACAACACGTTGCTTTCGGGTGTCGTGCCGCAGATTGCCGTCATCGCCGGACCCTGTGCCGGCGGCGCCGCGTATTCTCCCGCACTGATGGATTTTATCATCATGGTCAACAAGACGGGCCAGCTTTTTATCGCGGGACCGCAGGTGATAAAAGAAGCGACGGGTGAGGACATCACCGCCGAGGAACTCGGCGGTGCCATGGCGCAGGCCACCTACAGCGGCAACGCACATTTCATCGCGCGCGACGACGCGGACGCGATCGAAATCGTGCAGAGGCTGCTCAGTTATCTTCCCTCGAATAACACGGAGGATCCGCCGTCGCTCGCAACGGGCGAACTCACGCTCATCGACGATGAAGGCCTCAATCACGCGGTGCCCGACGATCCGCGCGAGGCCTTCAACATGATGAATATTCTCGAGCGCGTGTTCGATCCCGATTCGATATTCGAAGTGCATGCGCACTACGCGCGCAACATCATCGTCGCGCTCGCGCGGTTGAACGGCCGCGTTGTTGGCGTCGTCGCAAATCAGCCCGTGGAAAAATTCGGCGCCATCGACATCGACGCATCCGACAAGGCCTCGCGTTTCATCCGCTTCTGCAACGCGTTTAACATTCCGTTGGTGAGTTTTGTCGACGTGCCCGGATTCCTCCCTGGAGTGGAACAGGAATTCGGCGGCATCATCCGCCATGGCGCAAAGATGCTGTTCTCCTTCTCCGCCGCCACGGTCCCGAAAATCACCATCGTCGTGCGCAAGGCCTACGGCGGAGCATATCTGGCGATGTGCGCAAAGAGTCTGGGGGCCGACCGCGTTGCCGCATGGCCCACTGCCGAGATTGCCGTGATGGGCGCGGAGGGCGCCGTGAGTGTGCTGTTCCGTGACGAGATCAAATCCGCCGAACGGCCGCAGGAACGGCGCCGCGAGCTGATCGAGCAATACCGTGCCGAGTTTGCCACGCCGTATCTGGCCGCCGCCCGCGGCATGGTCGATGCGGTCATCGAGCCACGTACAACCCGCGCCTACCTATCGGTTGCTCTCGAAAGCTTGCGCAGTAAACGTGACCAACGGCCGCAGAAGAAGCACGGCCTCATCCCCTTATAG
- a CDS encoding OadG family protein, with product MFERLSESSLLLVVGMGGVFASLLFLAGMIWVFKFVDETLNSRRVKKYAQKVEQKSVDPDHNDELIAVVSAAVAATLQQPVTVRRIRFLGDTSGESWTSAGRGSIMASHTIKKK from the coding sequence ATGTTCGAACGTCTCTCCGAAAGTTCGCTTCTGCTCGTCGTTGGCATGGGCGGAGTCTTTGCATCGCTGCTCTTCCTCGCGGGGATGATCTGGGTCTTCAAGTTTGTCGATGAGACCCTCAACTCCAGACGTGTCAAGAAGTATGCGCAGAAAGTGGAGCAGAAGTCGGTTGACCCGGATCACAACGACGAATTGATCGCCGTTGTGAGCGCGGCAGTCGCCGCTACGCTGCAACAGCCCGTCACTGTACGCCGGATACGTTTCCTAGGCGATACGAGTGGAGAATCCTGGACCAGCGCCGGGCGTGGATCAATAATGGCATCTCACACAATCAAGAAGAAGTGA
- a CDS encoding acetyl-CoA carboxylase biotin carboxyl carrier protein subunit yields MKKLLITVNGKRYEVDVEVLEDDDVIQTQPAFRPPTRSIESYSGATPVALSPRSKKKETLDQKTLASPLNGVVLEVKISDGQDVTENDVVIVVEAMKMKTNIASPFTAKVKKVHVKEKDVIEQGHPLLTYE; encoded by the coding sequence ATGAAGAAGCTCCTCATCACCGTCAACGGAAAACGGTATGAAGTGGATGTGGAAGTGCTGGAGGACGACGATGTGATTCAAACACAGCCGGCGTTCCGCCCCCCAACCCGCTCGATTGAAAGCTATAGCGGAGCAACGCCGGTTGCGCTCTCTCCGCGCTCGAAAAAGAAGGAAACTCTTGATCAGAAGACCCTCGCTTCGCCACTTAACGGTGTAGTCCTCGAGGTGAAAATTAGCGACGGACAAGATGTCACGGAAAATGATGTCGTCATCGTTGTTGAGGCAATGAAAATGAAAACCAATATCGCCTCCCCGTTCACCGCCAAGGTGAAAAAGGTCCATGTGAAGGAGAAGGATGTAATCGAGCAAGGTCATCCCCTGCTGACCTACGAATAG
- a CDS encoding sodium ion-translocating decarboxylase subunit beta, whose translation MLEHFMKFLEGMGFWSLTWGQVSMLCVASLLIYLAIRRGFEPLLLLPIGLGAFLINLPGNGLLTPPAGETIGGLYYYLSKGIELEIFPPLIFLGIGAMTDFGPLLANPKTFLLGAAAQLGVFIALMTATALGFNMQEAAAIGIIGGADGPTAIYLTLKLAPHLLGPIAVSAYSYMALVPLIQPPIMRLLTTEKERMVVMETPRPVSRKVKIVFPLAVAMVGVLIVPPAAPLLAMLMGGNLLRESGVVERLTNMAQNELINIVTFFLGTCVGMTMAADVFLRVETLKILSLGVVAFGFSTVGGVLFGKLMYRLSGGKINPLIGSAGVSAVPMAARVSHNVGQEYNPQNYLLMHAMGPNVAGVIGTAIAAGVLLAILGK comes from the coding sequence ATGCTCGAACATTTTATGAAGTTTCTCGAGGGCATGGGATTTTGGTCCCTCACTTGGGGGCAGGTCTCGATGCTCTGTGTTGCATCCCTGCTCATTTACCTTGCCATTCGCAGGGGTTTCGAACCCCTGCTTCTGCTCCCTATCGGACTCGGTGCCTTCTTAATCAATCTCCCGGGTAACGGTCTGCTCACACCACCGGCTGGTGAAACTATCGGTGGACTGTATTATTACCTTTCCAAGGGAATTGAACTCGAAATTTTCCCTCCACTGATCTTTCTTGGAATCGGCGCGATGACCGACTTCGGACCGCTGCTGGCGAATCCCAAAACCTTTCTGCTCGGAGCAGCGGCTCAACTTGGCGTCTTCATCGCACTAATGACAGCGACGGCATTAGGATTCAACATGCAGGAGGCGGCTGCAATCGGTATCATCGGAGGTGCGGACGGACCAACCGCAATCTATCTTACACTGAAGCTCGCTCCCCATTTACTCGGACCCATCGCCGTCTCGGCCTACTCATACATGGCTCTGGTACCGCTGATTCAGCCCCCGATCATGCGTCTTTTGACAACGGAAAAGGAACGTATGGTTGTCATGGAAACGCCACGACCGGTGTCGAGGAAGGTGAAAATCGTTTTTCCCCTTGCTGTTGCAATGGTCGGCGTTCTTATCGTGCCCCCTGCTGCGCCATTGTTGGCGATGCTTATGGGCGGCAATCTGTTGCGTGAGAGCGGGGTCGTGGAGCGTCTGACAAACATGGCCCAGAACGAGCTGATTAACATCGTAACATTCTTCCTCGGTACCTGCGTGGGAATGACGATGGCGGCAGATGTGTTCCTTCGCGTTGAGACACTGAAAATTCTCTCACTCGGAGTTGTCGCCTTCGGTTTCTCGACGGTGGGCGGGGTGTTGTTCGGAAAACTCATGTACCGCCTTTCGGGTGGAAAAATCAACCCTCTGATCGGTTCCGCCGGAGTCTCCGCTGTCCCGATGGCCGCGAGGGTATCACATAACGTCGGTCAGGAATACAATCCGCAAAATTATCTGCTCATGCACGCTATGGGCCCGAACGTTGCTGGCGTCATAGGGACCGCAATCGCTGCCGGAGTCCTTCTCGCGATACTAGGAAAATAA
- a CDS encoding glycosyltransferase → MKNVLIISYYFPPSGGPGVQRVLKFAKYLRSFGWRPVILTVKDADYPARDESLLDEIPPDMPVYRTKIFEPYDVYRKVTGKKVGTPVDVNTIPKPGEKRSLSETMAEFIRATFFIPDARIGWYRHAVREGLDIIRRENIHAIYSSSPPYTCSVIARALKKKTGLPWIAGFRDPWRGFLSTPKRWFLPAMIDRHFECGTFNDCDRMEVAWIGILKDFHAKYPDIPTGKVHHLPNGYDSADFPSVEFHTRDLFTITYTGSMYGKRNPESFLAGVAMAVERGDVDPARIRLQFIGRFGAEVRAMFNHPTLQSSIVVKEYMPHAESVRHLFQSNALLMIVDDFQGNEEIVPGKVYEYMGAGKPIITLAPEGAVAEVIRDTRSGRVCRSGDIEAISRIVASYYAEWREGTLGLEQDREAIARFERREVTHRLALLLDEVTQ, encoded by the coding sequence ATGAAAAACGTTCTCATTATCTCGTATTACTTCCCGCCTTCCGGCGGACCCGGCGTTCAAAGGGTACTGAAATTCGCCAAATACCTGCGTTCCTTCGGATGGAGGCCGGTCATTCTCACTGTCAAGGACGCCGACTACCCCGCGAGGGACGAGTCCCTGCTGGATGAAATCCCGCCTGATATGCCCGTGTACCGCACAAAGATATTCGAGCCGTACGACGTGTACCGGAAAGTGACGGGGAAAAAGGTGGGAACGCCGGTTGACGTCAATACCATCCCGAAACCGGGCGAGAAGCGCTCGTTGAGCGAGACGATGGCCGAGTTCATACGGGCAACGTTTTTTATCCCCGATGCACGAATCGGTTGGTACAGGCACGCCGTGCGAGAGGGGCTCGACATCATCCGGCGGGAGAATATCCATGCCATTTATTCATCGTCCCCTCCATACACATGCTCCGTCATTGCCCGGGCGTTGAAAAAGAAAACAGGTCTCCCTTGGATCGCGGGTTTCCGCGATCCCTGGCGCGGTTTTCTTTCCACGCCTAAACGCTGGTTTTTGCCCGCCATGATCGACAGACATTTCGAATGCGGGACTTTCAACGATTGTGATCGTATGGAAGTAGCGTGGATCGGGATATTGAAGGACTTTCACGCGAAGTATCCCGATATTCCGACCGGGAAGGTTCACCACCTGCCGAACGGCTACGACAGCGCCGATTTCCCGAGCGTCGAGTTCCACACGCGCGACCTGTTTACGATCACGTACACGGGATCCATGTATGGGAAACGCAATCCCGAGAGTTTCCTTGCAGGTGTTGCGATGGCGGTGGAGCGCGGCGATGTGGATCCGGCGCGCATCCGGCTGCAGTTTATCGGCCGTTTCGGTGCCGAAGTGCGCGCGATGTTCAACCACCCGACGTTGCAGTCGTCGATTGTCGTGAAGGAGTACATGCCGCACGCGGAAAGTGTGAGGCACCTTTTCCAGTCGAACGCGCTGTTGATGATCGTCGACGACTTTCAGGGGAATGAGGAAATCGTGCCAGGTAAGGTGTACGAATACATGGGCGCGGGCAAACCCATCATCACGCTCGCACCCGAAGGCGCGGTCGCCGAAGTGATTCGCGATACACGATCGGGACGTGTCTGCCGTTCCGGCGATATCGAGGCAATCTCCCGCATCGTTGCGTCCTACTATGCGGAATGGCGTGAGGGCACTCTGGGTCTGGAACAGGACAGGGAGGCCATCGCGCGATTTGAGCGCAGGGAAGTGACACATCGCCTGGCCCTGTTGCTCGATGAGGTGACGCAGTAG